A window of Mytilus edulis chromosome 10, xbMytEdul2.2, whole genome shotgun sequence contains these coding sequences:
- the LOC139492738 gene encoding uncharacterized protein: MQTTIAHLEATLVKETSKRLDFQKNLSQLQTKLAQEKDPGSTYVRWGRKQCAGVNTDLVYTGFTAGQEYLTSSTSAGGPSNILCLPNNPELSNRTAPGNSILAGSEYEEGNYFIRGAQDEDAPCALCRSRNTSSAVMIPGRITCYDGWNMEYYGVLASGYYGHRPSSFICIDSLPEFIQGGQDNKNGFLLYPTSTKCGSLPCPPYGDNLAVNCVVCSK, encoded by the exons ATGCAGACAACCATAGCACATCTTGAGGCAACCCTCGTGAAGGAGACGTCTAAACGTTTGGATTTTCAGAAGAACCTGTCTCAACTACAAACCAAACTTGCTCAGGAGAAAG ATCCAGGATCTACATATGTTCGTTGGGGACGTAAACAATGTGCTGGAGTAAACACAGACTTAGTTTACACAG GTTTTACAGCCGGACAGGAATACTTAACATCTTCAACATCTGCCGGAGGGCCTTCTAATATATTGTGTCTTCCAAATAATCCTGAACTTAGTAACCGAACAGCTCCTGGAAACAGTATTTTGGCGGGATCAGAATATGAAGAGGGAAATTATTTTATTAGAGGTGCCCAGGATGAAGATGCTCCATGTGCTCTGTGTAGAAGCAGAAACACTTCATCCGCTGTGATGATTCCTGGTAGGATAACGTGTTATGATGGATGGAACATGGAATATTATGGAGTTTTGGCATCTGGATACTACGGCCATAGACCGTCATCGTTCATCTGCATCGATAGTCTGCCAGAATTTATACAAGGCGGACAAGATAATAAAAATGGCTTCCTCCTCTATCCAACATCGACTAAGTGTGGATCATTGCCATGCCCGCCATATGGAGACAACCTAGCAGTAAACTGTGTTGTTTGctcgaaataa